One Babesia bovis T2Bo chromosome 4 map unlocalized Chr4_1, whole genome shotgun sequence genomic window carries:
- a CDS encoding Helicase conserved C-terminal domain family protein, translated as MGGMPNNLHFSWNLRALEPIYNRCNTSNRYVKCQTSWLTTQCSTMLGCEFDHNDKWPYLRNTDCTLYNLCFQTQLTCLQSRRMVWNITSNRSSIHNAYHSSCFPTSSTHGTVRQYNSESKDDESASQKKHAYKNDLIKSAETYHILRNLKLNKPDDFQASIMWWMKGYVKSSGDHIIKYNEDDPIDGAVGSALGRVALVVGGSKTGKTTSYMLALSDIVNQERHDLEKFGPIRDEYRNKLILKKSISTTHYHSRTDMPKIHGIPKFDWNALIVPLGVVLVPHREIAQELFELSCKMQLRTRLLAGGMGNKKAASFRGGYATVTNDKQYDNIDLIISTPEMLVRVLNGAYNDTRIDIKYLQFLIMEEADLLCDGFYLEQMNEVLNMIHSYKLRTICITTAKTDALMNYLQHSHLDGKGDMLSQIQITHPKSHSVGQNVKQIFTAIAQGDPVDRLIETFDELDVRVGSGGPKTLVFCNTVKCCKFLEHTLSDRGYKVVSLHGEMGYGQRTKAIKDYGTRNNILVATNFASRGILNKEVDNVVSFDFPDNVAEYLHRASRVSTNGTVNTLFSKKHIPMLKNIQRINTVDHQIEYRNVSARVARVLQLQLEWDAKIALRNRKLKKGGRKALKLPPRRNILSPANKKAMKRFYLREKAIKKVQLLQKRGVLRKGYGLPKWPDRAIEASDSQEFVRMQRSADGFLQIIPKRRSRTKTIVQEGGYDHDAIPIKNAPTYQEETKLKPRKHHRNTHFS; from the exons ATGGGAGGGATGCCAAATAATCTACATTTTTCATGGAATCTACGCGCTTTAGAGCCTATATATAATCGCTGCAATACAAGCAACAGATATGTAAAGTGTCAGACGTCATGGCTGACAACTCAATGCAGTACTATGTTAGGTTGCGAATTTGATCACAATGATAAATGGCCATACCTTCGGAACACTGATTGTACCTTATACAATCTATGTTTCCAGACTCAATTAACTTGCCTACAAAGCAGACGGATGGTTTGGAATATAACAAGCAATCGTTCTTCAATTCACAATGCTTACCATAGTTCATGTTTCCCTACTTCGTCAACTCACGGCACCGTTAGGCAATACAATAGTGAGTCAAAAGATGATGAGTCAGCTTCACAGAAAAAGCATGCATATAAGAATGACCTTATAAAATCAGCAGAAACATACCATATCTTGCGGAATCTCAAACTAAATAAACCTGATGATTTCCAGGCCAGTATTATGTGGTGGATGAAAGGATATGTAAAATCATCCGGAGAtcatattataaaatacaatgaAGATGATCCCATTGATGGAGCAGTTGGAAGTGCTCTAGGAAGAGTAGCATTAGTAGTAGGAGGGTCAAAAACAGGCAAAACTACTAGCTACATGCTGGCGCTCTCTGACATAGTAAATCAAGAAAGGCATGACCTTGAAAAGTTCGGTCCAATTCGTGAtgaatatcgcaataagCTCATACTGAAAAAATCTATAAGTACAACCCATTACCACTCAAGAACAGATATGCCCAAAATACACGGTATACCGAAATTTGATTGGAATGCTCTAATAGTGCCGTTGGGTGTAGTATTAGTACCGCATAGAGAAATTGCTCAAGAATTGTTTGAACTGAGTTGCAAAATGCAGTTAAGAACAAGGTTGCTTGCAGGAGGTATGGGTAATAAAAAGGCTGCCTCTTTTAGAGGCGGATATGCCACCGTAACAAATGATAAGCAGTATGATAACATTGACCTGATTATATCAACACCAGAAATGTTAGTGCGTGTGTTGAACGGTGCTTATAATGATACTAGGATTGATATTAAATATCTGCAATTCCTGATCATGGAAGAAGCCGATCTCCTGTGCGACGGATTTTACTTAGAACAAATGAATGAAGTATTAAACATGATACATTCTTATAAATTGAGAACTATTTGCATAACAACTGCTAAAACTGACGCCCTAATGAACTACTTACAACACTCGCATCTAGATGGAAAGGGCGATATGCTGTCTCAAATTCAAATAACTCATCCAAAGAGTCATAGCGTTGGTCAAAACGTAAAGCAAATATTCACAGCAATTGCACAGGGTGACCCTGTGGATAGACTTATTGAAACCTTTGATGAGCTAGATGTACGAGTTGGTTCTGGAGGACCCAAAACATTAGTTTTTTGTAATACTGTTAAATGTTGTAAGTTCTTAGAACATACACTCAGTGACCGTGGATATAAAGTTGTATCACTTCACGGAGAAATGGGATATGGACAAAGAACAAAGGCAATTAAAGACTACGGAACGCGGAATAATATCCTTGTGGCTACGAACTTTGCCAGTAGAGGCATATTGAATAAAGAGGTAGATAACGTAGTCTCTTTCGACTTCCCGGATAACGTAGCAGAATATCTACACAGAGCTTCTAGGGTATCCACCAACG GAACAGTGAACACTTTATTTagcaaaaaacatatacCAATGTTGAAAAATATACAGCGAATCAACACAGTTGACCATcaaatagaatatagaaaTGTAAGTGCAAGGGTCGCAAGGGTATTGCAACTACAGCTTGAATGGGATGCTAAAATAGCACTCAG AAATAGGAAACTTAAAAAGGGTGGTAGAAAAGCCCTAAAACTACCACCTAGACGCAACATACTATCACCTGCAAACAAAAAGGCAATGAAGCGTTTCTACCTCAGAGAGAAAGCCATTAAGAAAGTACAACTCCTTCAAAAACGTGGTGTACTGCGTAAAGGTTATGGATTACCAAA ATGGCCTGATCGCGCAATAGAAGCAAGTGATAGTCAGGAATTTGTAAGAATGCAACGTTCCGCAGATGGTTTTCTGCAAATCATACCAAAACGAAGGTCACGCACAAAAACGATTGTACAG GAAGGTGGTTATGATCACGATGCCATACCCATAAAAAATGCTCCTACATATCAAGAGGAAACAAAGTTGAAGCCTAGAAAACATCACCGAAATACACACTTTTCTTAA
- a CDS encoding Phosphatidylinositol N-acetylglucosaminyltransferase family protein translates to MLTDVETKQPNLPSKKEDVVWENESACGTVKEISMLPWERVMYKRQAYPPNYVSSDFLRGLSENGSNCYTLWDLCPKTMMLTQHCSTMLLMARMFLLIKDDVIPLEYVEGAAVLAIISFCIVMYLTKATLTDRFQHIRFAFIVHFTLQILQPVLQTLTSSFTYDTIYALAIMVSLISIFTQDYGITGNEEIYVKSADTLPMNCLIVVAILISSRFGCSQKATAYMQLYVMTFMMLPLLQRFMMTHNHTKLVYLMTLGIIILTSWCLYCYHIALVPVYMLGNIIVNVIGPLVYIYAQKYKRNVSGPWNPDQVPHNRNCN, encoded by the exons ATGCTTACAGATGTAGAAACAAAACAACCAAACTTGCCATCAAAAAAAGAAGACGTCGTATGGGAGAACGAGTCAGCTTGCGGTACCGTTAAAGAGATCTCAATGCTACCATGGGAACGTGTTATGTACAAGCGCCAGGCTTATCCGCCTAATTACGTGAGCAGTGATTTTTTACGAGGACTGAGCGAGAATGGGTCTAATTGCTATACCCTGTGGGATCTATGCCCAAAGACCATGATGTTAACGCAGCATTGCAGCACTATGCTGCTTATGGCACGCATGTTCCTGCTCATCAAGGATGACGTCATACCCCTGGA GTATGTAGAGGGCGCAGCAGTACTGGCTATTATTAGTTTTTGTATTGTGATGTACCTGACTAAGGCTACCCTAACTG ATCGATTTCAACATATCAGATTTGCATTTATAGTCCACTTCACATTGCAG ATACTTCAACCGGTGTTACAGACATTGACCTCCTCCTTCACATATGACACCATATACGCCTTAGCCATTATGGTATCGTTGATCAGCATTTTTACGCAAGACTATGGAATTACGGGAAATGAGGAAATATATGTAAAGAGTGCCGACACACTACCAATGAACTGTCTCATAGTAGTTGCCATTTTGATTTCCTCTCGTTTCGGATGTTCGCAGAAG GCAACCGCGTACATGCAACTCTACGTGAT GACATTCATGATGCTGCCCTTGCTTCAAAGATTCATGATG ACACACAATCACACCAAACTTGTTTATTTGATGACTCTGGGCATTATTATATTGACATCATGGTGCCTTTACTGCTATCATATCGCACTGGTTCCCGTATACATGTTAGG GAATATCATCGTAAATGTAATAGGCCCtcttgtgtatatatatgccCAGAAATACAAACG GAATGTATCTGGACCATGGAATCCCGACCAAGTCCCACATAATAGAAACTGTAACTAA
- a CDS encoding Transcription factor Pcc1 family protein — protein MVFEKSQATCKYSTSVKFPSERFCQYALKVLNSEPKTHEDRAAVTYTSEGPILNVNIDAVNPRTLRLKVNTFYETCYLVSSILEAFPENV, from the exons ATGGTATTTGAAAAATCGCAAGCTACATGTAAATA CAGCACAAGTGTTAAGTTTCCGTCAGAAAGATTTTGCCAGTATGCCCTCAAGGTACTGAACTCGGAGCCAAAGACACACGAAGACCGAGCTGCTGTTACCTATACAAGTGAAGGGCCTATACTGAATGT AAACATAGATGCTGTTAACCCGCGGACGTTAAGGTTAAAAGTAAACACTTTCTACGAAACATGCTACCTAGTATCTTCCATACTTGAGGCGTTCCCAGAGAACGTATAA
- a CDS encoding putative integral membrane protein, giving the protein MLACTSDYYNIGTDPKVPADGLEKVKEYPQITIEPVIETAFYTGFTNQVSEFIMRLRKEYRVINENLIYPRVLFYLSQQMVKDYVRCHTVLVDLQTLKMLHYAQRMLLGYAHSNFTEKDSVDAKIKKEKYCIGMTYIDMAEKLSRYRKKRMALLEAEVKRLAWNVDNIPSVKATGRLYLLIDAFNVRPIFIMLLGSALLPTIRYLTR; this is encoded by the coding sequence ATGTTGGCTTGTACCAGTGACTATtataacattggtactgATCCCAAAGTACCAGCTGATGGCTTAGAAAAAGTTAAGGAGTACCCACAAATTACTATTGAACCAGTGATCGAGACAGCGTTTTATACTGGTTTCACAAATCAGGTTTCTGAGTTTATAATGCGGCTACGCAAAGAGTATCGTGTTATTAATGAAAACTTAATATATCCCAGGGTATTGTTTTATCTGAGTCAGCAAATGGTTAAGGATTACGTTCGCTGCCACACGGTGTTGGTAGATCTCCAGACACTGAAGATGTTACATTATGCACAACGAATGTTGCTGGGCTATGCGCACAGTAATTTTACTGAGAAAGATTCCGTTGATGcaaaaataaaaaaggAAAAGTACTGCATTGGGATGACATACATTGATATGGCGGAGAAGTTAAGCCGTTACCGAAAGAAGCGCATGGCTCTGTTAGAGGCGGAAGTTAAACGTCTTGCATGGAATGTTGACAATATACCATCTGTAAAAGCCACTGGTAGGCTTTATCTACTTATTGATGCATTTAATGTTCGACCCATTTTTATAATGTTGCTGGGTTCTGCATTGCTACCAACCATTCGTTATTTAACACGTTAA
- a CDS encoding Endonuclease/Exonuclease/phosphatase family protein translates to MVFVNDDPPFYDSDCKSENQITPFHMYTNALNRIRISNYNQSNKNIGVNLNSTYSHQRKFKRNTSILKNQNDDDKRDLSARPIRIFVGTWNCAYQDPDESVTLKPTSDNENRWTNHIYRPAQALYGVIGSFCKRVGQLYSGSVTYVKGGIGYIRKRTYCRLNGSEDDELFSDRRYITFINKSKKLLYNDSRTKPKEEQVALSTVSDENMFYLNTTTNSIQSYDVSYSLNPNRNRDLSKQHDLRDEDSWPINYSDVGFVRARRDAIQRRLADNTSQKDVFVESPIVPKYVSRKTDTNGFFVLDKSKTSFPPINERKVPVNHSKSPLIRLRQSTIQLKPLTEEDNEPLNDWIPMGYDIYIISLQETLSCGMFISITKYLLRQSNEDYVRIPLENDKLSGHGDGAFLKTKSTSIAVWIRKELLDSKIVEMGPSRSIPISRINRSKGLVTFQMKVYNHLVCVVGCHLPTGRKSREKAIKQVIGKLCYVYGVSGSSLHDVFHHILWTGDFNFRVSNISTRQALMLLNNGHVQELFCNDEFYSRGASLFADMKFEEGVVRFFPTYKMRDDRDVADHSKDNWADSAYHTLYETHWYKGGNVKDRVPSWTDRVLKWSIPELRTCLQIDDTTYTSVQPNDKNILLTSDHSPVGCGLALWPVKSPEMLVPRKNLSLIG, encoded by the coding sequence ATGGTGTTTGTCAATGACGATCCCCCTTTCTATGATTCTGACTGTAAATCGGAAAATCAAATAACACCATTTCATATGTATACCAATGCTTTAAATCGTATAAGAATATCAAATTACAATCAATcaaataaaaacattggTGTTAACTTGAATTCCACATATTCACATCAACGAAAGTTTAAACGAAATACttctattttaaaaaatcaaaATGATGATGATAAGCGTGATCTCTCCGCACGCCCTATTAGGATTTTTGTTGGTACGTGGAATTGTGCATACCAAGATCCAGACGAATCAGTAACACTCAAACCAACATCCGATAATGAGAACCGTTGGACGAATCACATCTATCGTCCGGCTCAAGCGTTGTACGGAGTCATTGGTTCTTTTTGCAAACGTGTTGGCCAGCtttatagtggcagtgtgACTTATGTAAAGGGTGGAATAGGATATATTCGTAAGAGAACGTATTGCAGATTAAACGGTAGCGAAGATGACGAACTTTTTTCTGACAGacgttatataacatttattAATAAGTCAAAaaaattgttatataatgacaGCCGTACAAAACCAAAAGAGGAACAGGTAGCATTGAGCACTGTAAGTGACGAAAATATGTTTTACCTAAATACAACAACCAACAGTATACAATCATATGACGTTTCATATTCACTAAATCCTAATAGAAATCGTGATCTTTCAAAACAACATGATTTGCGTGATGAGGATTCATGGCCAATAAACTACTCAGATGTCGGTTTCGTTAGGGCTCGTAGGGATGCTATCCAACGACGGCTTGCAGATAATACATCACAAAAAGATGTGTTTGTTGAATCCCCCATTGTTCCCAAATATGTCTCTAGAAAAACTGATACTAACGGGTTTTTTGTGCTTGATAAAAGCAAAACGTCATTTCCCCCTATCAATGAAAGGAAGGTTCCTGTAAATCATTCTAAATCACCTTTGATCCGACTTCGTCAATCTACGATACAGCTTAAACCTCTCACTGAAGAAGACAACGAGCCATTGAACGATTGGATCCCCATGGGTTatgatatctatataatatcactACAAGAAACTCTATCTTGTGGTATGTTCATTTCAATAACTAAATACTTGCTACGGCAATCTAATGAAGACTATGTTAGAATACCCCTTGAAAATGACAAGCTATCTGGTCACGGCGATGGCGCCTTCCTAAAGACGAAAAGCACAAGCATCGCTGTATGGATACGTAAGGAGTTATTAGATTCAAAGATAGTTGAGATGGGTCCGTCAAGATCCATACCCATAAGTCGTATCAATAGGAGTAAAGGTCTGGTTACATTCCAGATGAAGGTATACAATCATCTAGTTTGCGTAGTAGGGTGCCACCTACCAACGGGGCGCAAATCTAGAGAGAAAGCAATAAAACAGGTAATTGGAAAACTGTGTTATGTTTACGGTGTCTCCGGGAGTTCTCTACATGATGTTTTCCATCATATATTATGGACCGGTGATTTCAACTTCAGGGTATCTAACATTTCTACCCGACAGGCATTAATGCTTTTAAACAATGGCCATGTACAAGAGCTATTTTGCAACGATGAATTCTACTCCAGAGGAGCTTCATTGTTCGCCGACATGAAGTTTGAGGAAGGCGTTGTACGCTTTTTCCCAACATACAAGATGCGTGATGACAGAGATGTGGCTGACCACAGTAAAGATAACTGGGCAGATAGCGCTTACCATACTCTTTATGAAACACACTGGTACAAAGGTGGCAACGTAAAGGATCGTGTTCCATCGTGGACTGACCGTGTTTTAAAGTGGTCTATCCCAGAGTTACGTACATGCCTCCAAATTGATGACACAACATATACATCTGTTCAACCCAATGATAAAAATATTCTCCTTACGAGCGATCATAGTCCTGTAGGATGCGGCTTAGCTTTGTGGCCCGTAAAGAGCCCTGAGATGTTAGTACCACGGAAAAATCTTTCCTTGATTGGATAG
- a CDS encoding snurportin-1 — translation MEDCENPGSSVTRLGERLQSKRIINLGAVTRERRLVSLRTLRQNVVESKRTAFLDRLMRAFTDTSDDSVIDDIPIETDNNSITTIKSLESIESPLQDSYDDLFFEILSERNKQNYRNVMGILTVHEFLLATEMVIREEAIALKNSLMFVRPEGSRVLIIVVNNRARVYRKNGFKCTTFKVAFTKGPTVLDCIVNDIGYEKNKHGYNMKYYVLDVLVYNGYSMAHSDTECRTFFIKSRLEEAGSQYCNPSFVMLTYNECTPENMRDAYYQLKTLDYETDSIVFVDRAANYVGGYNPNWLCWRDANTSKYCTMSRPGPIHARIIYNSKSKSLKTLDDIDLGPSPHWIEYDHDKVLKVLIKNVNLSNLSIEEISLSPDATNPTRLSRMNLETADSHRKIIRRFILENQTDPNPEDSYNRLIDAVEAVDY, via the exons ATGGAAGATTGTGAAAATCCAGGGAGTTCTGTAACTCGCCTGGGTGAACGATTACAAAGTAAGCGTATTATCAATCTAGGCGCGGTTACACGTGAACGTCGACTGGTTTCATTAAGGACACTTAGACAGAATGTCGTAGAATCAAAGCGAACGGCATTTCTTGATAGGTTGATGAGAGCATTTACTGATACTAGTGACGATTCCGTAATAGACGACATTCCAATTGAAACAGATAACAACAGTATCACAACCATCAAATCCTTAGAATCTATTGAATCACCTTTGCAAGATTCATATGATGATCTCTTTTTTGAGATATTGTCAGAAAGAAATAAACAGAACTACCGAAATGTAATGGGTATATTAACCGTACATGAATTTCTTCTAGCCACAGAAATGGTAATACGGGAAGAAGCTATCGCACTTAAGAATAGCCTAATGTTTGTTCGACCCGAAGGGTCACGTGTGCTAATCATAGTTGTTAATAACCGGGCAAGAGTTTATAGAAAAAATGGGTTCAAATGTACCACTTTCAAGGTAGCATTTACGAAAGGTCCGACTGTTCTCGATTGTATTGTTAACGATATTGGATACGAGAAAAACAAACACGGCTACAACATGAAGTACTACGTTCTGGATGTGCTGGTATACAATGGCTATTCGATGGCCCATTCTGATACAGAATGCCGCACGTTCTTTATTAAGAGCAG GCTTGAAGAAGCAGGGTCACAATATTGTAATCCCAGTTTTGTCATGTTGACCTACAACGAATGCACTCCTGAAAACATGCGCGATGCATATTATCA ATTGAAAACCTTAGATTATGAAACGGACTCCATAGTCTTTGTAGATCGTGCAGCTAATTACGTTGGTGGTTACAATCCAAATTGGCTATGCTGGAGAGACGCGAATACCTCAAAATACTGTACAATGTCACGGCCTGGGCCAATACACGCTCGTATAATATACAATTCGAAAAGTAAATCGCTGAAGACACTAGATGACATTGATCTAGGGCCTTCTCCTCATTGGATAGAATACGATCACGACAAGGTCCTCAA GGTGTTGATAAAAAATGTCAACCTTTCTAACCTATCTATAGAGGAAATTTCCCTGTCTCCAGATGCGACAAATCCCACTAGATTGTCAAGAATGAACCTAGAGACTGCAGATTCGCATAGGAAAATAATCAGAAGGTTCATATTGGAGAACCAAACAGACCCCAATCCAGAAGATTCATACAATCGATTAATAGACGCCGTAGAAGCCGTCGATTATTAA